The sequence GGATCACAAGCTGGCCAGATTGGCGACACTTGCGGCATTTGACGCCGCTAAGCGGGATGGCAGCAAGGACCCCTAATCATAAGGAGCCTTCATGTTTTTGATATACTCTTCGGCTAACCCCGTGTTACGTACTCGTCATTTGGCGAGAAAAACGCTGAACGCGGGGCTGATTTTATCGTTTAGTCTCTACAGCTCACTGGTCGCAGCGGGTTTTGAAGTGGTGGCGCTTGGCGTGGATGGCGGCGTCAGTGATGGCAACCTGACCTCTTATCTGATTCGTGATGATAGCCAGCCGGTCTATTTGGCGCTGGATGCCGGTTCAGTGTTGCCGGGCATTACCAAGGCGCTGGAAAAGGGCAGTTTCCCCGAGATTACCGATGAAATTGCCGCGCCGCTGACTCGGCAGGGTTATATCTTCCGCCAGCGCATTAACAGTTATTTCATCAGCCACGCCCATCTTGACCATGTATCCGGCCTGATTATCGGTTCACCGGAAGACAGCAAAAAAACTATTTATGCGTCGGCTTCGACCATTGATGTGCTGAGAAACTACTATTTTAACTGGCGCGTCTGGCCCAATTTTACCGACAGTGGCAGTGGCACTCGTCTGGGCACTTACCGGATGCAAATGGTGCGGCCAGCCCAGCCGTTGAGCCTCGGGTTAACGCGCCTAACGGGCGAGATGTTCCCACTCAGCCATGATAAATTGCCTTCGTCGATGCTGCTGATCACCAGTAATAATGCTGCTTTTGCTTATTTTGGCGATACCGGCCCGGATGAGATAGAGAAGTCAAAAAATCTCGATACGGTGTGGCGCAAGTTAGCTGAAAAGGTCAAACAGCAGCAGTTAAAGGGGATGATTATTGAAGTCTCCTACCCGAACGCGGTCAGTGACGGTAAGCTGAATGGCCATATGACCCCAAAATGGCTGCTGAAAGAGTTGAAAAATCTGGAAAAACAGAGTGGCGAAGGCCAGCCGTTAAAAGGTCTGCCAGTGGTGATTAGCCATATCAAACCGTCACTCCAGCAGGGGCAGGATGTGCGCAAAACCATTGCGGCTGAGTTACAGCAAGGTAATGACATGGGGGTGAATTTTATCCTGATGGATCAGGGTGATAGCCAGAAATTCTGATGGTATCAGGCTGCGTATTTGATTTTGATAACAACACTGATTGATGGGACAGACACCATGCGTAATACAGAATTAGAAACTTTACTTAATAATCAACTCAATACTGCGGCTTTTCAAGACTATGCGCCCAATGGTTTGCAGGTTGAAGGAAGAGCGGAGGTAAAGCGCATTGTGACTGGCGTCACCGCCAGTCAGGCATTGCTGGATGCGGCGGTAGAGCAACAGGCGGATGCTATTTTGGTGCACCACGGCTACTTCTGGAAGAACGAGCCGGTGGTAGTGCGCGGAATGAAACGTAACCGACTGAAAACATTGCTTACCCACGACATCAATCTGTATGGCTACCATTTGCCGCTGGATGCACACGCTGAATTGGGTAACAACGCCCAACTGGCGAAGTTGTTTGGCATTCGGGTGTTAGGTGAAATTGACTCTCTGTTGCCTTATGGTGAGTTTGATACGCCGCTAAATGCGGTGATTTTACGTGAGCGTCTGGAAAAAGTGCTGGGTCGCGAGGTGCTGCATTGTGGCGATCAGGCTCCGGCAGAGATCCGCCGCATTGCCTGGTGTAGTGGTGGCGGGCAGGGCTATATTCAGCAAGCCGCTGATTTTGGTGTAGATGCCTTTATCACGGGCGAAGTTTCTGAGCAAACCATTCACATTGCCCGTGAGATGGGGGTGAATTTTTATGCGGCAGGACACCACGCCACTGAACGCTATGGCATCAAGGCGCTGGGTGAATGGTTAGCCTCAGAGCATCAGTTTGACGTTATCTTTATTGATATCCCCAACCCCGCTTGATCCCCGTTTTGCACAGTTTATGCAGTAGGCACTGATGGTTTTCATCAGTGCATTGCTGCTATCCAAGCATTTATCCCCATTTTGAGAGTAGTTAACCCTTCATAAATCAAGGTTATATGCTGATTAAGAGTGCCAGAAACAGTCATCTCGTCATGGATGAAGGATAAGCCTACAATTTTTAAGAATATTTCCTTGCTGAACACTGATTATAAATAAGAAAAAAATCGATTGTAGCCGTCTATTCACCTCAAAAAACCGTAAATAATACCGTTTACAGTGATTCATTTTGGTCTTTACGCCGAATTTAGTGATTCTTCTTCCCTATCAGTTAATTCAGTTCTATTGACAGCGGCTAGGTGCTAACGCATAAATATGTCCTTATAACTGTTAGTTATCCAATTAAAACGTAATCAGGGGGACGTGAGTGCAACGAGCTCGATGCTATTTACTGGGAGAGAGTGCAGTGGTTCTGGAGCTGGAGCCGCCAGTCACATTAGCAAGTCAGCAACGTATTTGGGGCTTGGCTGATCGCCTGATCCATCATCCCGACGTCCTTGAGGCGATCCCCGGCATGAATAACCTCACCTTATTGCTAGTCGATCCGCAAAATACCGCGCTGGACGCCATTGAAAAGCTCCAGCGCTGGTGGGAAGAGAGTGAGTCATTAGTCCCTGATTCCCGTGATATCACTATTCCGGTGATTTATGGCGGCGAATCTGGCCCTGATCTGGCTGAAGTGGCGCGTCATACTGGCATGACTGAGCGGCAGGTGGTCGAGTGCCATGCGGGGGCGAGCTATATCGTCTATTTCCTCGGTTTCCAACCGGGCTTCTCCTATCTGGGCGGTATGCCGGAACAGCTTGCCACTCCACGGCGCGCAGAGCCACGTTTGGTGGTCGCCCCCGGCTCGGTTGGGATTGGTGGCAGCCAAACCGGTATCTATCCGCTGGCTACCCCCGGCGGCTGGCAGCTCATTGGCCGCACCTCACTGGCGCTGTTTAACCCGCTGGAGATGCCGCCTACCTTGCTACGGCCTGGTGACAATGTGCGCTTTCTACCTTTAAAGGAGGGCGTATGCTGAAAATTATTCGTTCAGGTATTTACACCACGGTGCAGGACAGCGGCCGTGGCGGTTTCCGCCGTTTAGGCATCAGTCAGGGCGGGGCGCTCGATTTGCCCGCATTAAAAATGGCCAATATGTTGGTGGGTAATGAGGCCGATGCCGCCGGGCTGGAGATCACGCTGGGCCAATTTACCGCTGAATTTACCCAGCCGGGTTGGATCGCGGTGACTGGTGCCGGGTGTGATGCCAAGCTGGATAATCAACTGCTGTGGACCGGCTGGCGCTATCCGGTCAAGCCGGGGCAGCAGCTTAAACTCAGTGTGCCACACCGTGGGATGCGCAGCTATCTGGCGATCTCTGGTGGTATTGATGTGCCAGAGATGTTGGGGTCACGCAGCACTGATCTGAAAGCGGGTTTTGGTGGCTATCAGGGGCGGCTGATCAAAGAGGGCGATGCTCTGCCACTGGGCAGACCCACTCGATTGCCGCGTGAATCGGTGGGCATCAAACAGCTACTGTTCGGTAACCGGGTTCGCGCAGTGCCGGGGCCGGAATATCATGAATTTGACGATATTGCGCAGGGGGCTTTCTGGCGCGAAGCTTGGCAGCTTAGCCCGCAAAGTAATCGGATGGGCTATCGTCTGACGGGGCGTGAGTTAACCCGTACCACCTCGCGCGAAATGTTATCCCACGGCCTATTGCCCGGTGTGGTGCAGGTGCCGCATAACGGCCAGCCGATTGTGCTGATGGCGGATGCGCAGACTACCGGGGGTTACCCGCGTATTGCCTGCGTGATTGAAGCTGATCTCTACCATTTGGCGCAAATTAGACTCGGTGAACCGGTACATTTTGTTCCCTGTACTGTCGAAGAGGCGCTCCGCGCCAAATCAGAACAGCAGCACTTCCTGCAACAGATTGAGTGGGGCTTACAGAAGGGTTTCGTCGCCACGGAGGCCAAATGAAGATTGATTTAAATGCCGATTTAGGTGAAGGCTGCGCCAATGATCAGGCGCTTTTGCAGTTGGTCAGTTCAGCCAATATTGCCTGTGGTTTTCATGCCGGTGACGCGCAGACCATGCGCCAGTCGGTGCGTTGGGCCATTGAGTATGGTGTGGCGATTGGTGCGCACCCGAGCTTCCCTGATCGCGAGAATTTCGGTCGCACCGCGATGCAACTCCCCCCCGAAACCGTCTATGCCCAAGTGATTTATCAGTTGGGGGCGCTGGCGGCTATCGTCAAAGCAGAAGGGGGCGTGATGCAGCATGTGAAACCTCACGGCATGTTGTACAACCAAGCTGCGGTCGATCCGGTGCTGGCGGAGGCCATTGCGCAGGCGGTTAACGCCGTCGATCCGGCTTTGCACCTCGTCGGGCTGGCGGGCAGTGAGTTGATCCGTGCGGGCCAACGGGTCGGTTTAGTGACGCGGCAGGAGGTATTTGCCGATCGCCGCTACCAACCCGATGGCACCTTAGTGCCGCGCAGTCAGCCCGATGCCCTGATTGAAAGTGATGAGCTGGCGCTGTCACAAACCTTAGCCATGGTACAGCGTCATCAGGTTCAGGCCCGTGATGGCAGTTGGGTTGCGGTGCAGGCAGACACGGTTTGTGTACATGGCGATGGTGCCCATGCCTTGGAGTTTGCCCGCCGTTTACGCCATAGCTTTCAGCAGGAAAATATCGTGGTAACAGCGCAATAGTTAGGTCATTAGCGCGTCATCGTTGGGCAGTCACAATCATAACCGTCTGGCCCTGACGGAATCGTTTCACATTAAATTGACTTCAGGACAGGAGAATCACCTTGGAACAAACTGTAAATCTTTGGCCGCTGATAGGTATCGCGGCGATCGTCATCGGCTTTTTACTGCGTATCAACGCAGTGCTCGTGGTGATTACCGCTGGGATCATCACTGGTGTGGCGGCATTGATGCCTATCGCCACCATTTTGGAAAAACTGGGCGAAGGATTTCTCAATACCCGTAACCTGCCGCTGATTTTGCTGTTGCCACTGGCCGTTATCGGCTTGCTTGAGCGTCACGGCTTGAAAGAGCGCGCGCAGGCGTGGATTTCGCAAATTAAAAGTGCCACTTCTGGCCGCCTACTGATTGTCTACCTGTTTGTGCGTGAAGCTACGGCAGCACTGGGTTTAACCAGCCTTGGTGGTCACCCGCAAATGGTGCGGCCATTACTGGCACCGATGGCGGAAGGTGCAGCGGAGACCCGTTACGGCGAGTTGCCAGAGAAAGTGCGTTACCGTCTGCGCGCGATGTCTGCCGCCACAGATAACGTCGGCCTGTTCTTTGGCGAAGATATTTTTGTCGCCTTTGGTGCCATTATCTTTATGCACAACTTTATGTTGGAGTCGGGCGGCATTCAGACCGAGCCGCTACACATCGCGCTGTGGGGGATTCCGACCGCGATTTGTGCTTTCTTGATCCATGCTTACCGCCTGCAACGTCTAGATAAACAACTCGCCGCTGAATTAACCGCACTGAATCAGACTGCGTTGGCCGCCAAGGGAGACGCCAAATGATTTTCCAACAACAATATTTGTACTGGCTGGCTGGTGCCGTTTTACTGATTGTCGCGTTCATGTCATTTCGTGATAAAGCCAACCCGCGCCGCATCACGACCGGCCTGTTCTGGGGGTTGTACGGTCTAATTTTTCTGGTGGGCGATTGGACCTACCGTTTGGCAAGTATGCTGGGAGGCGACGGGCCGGATGAGAAGCGCATCCTGAACATTACGGTCGGTGTGGTGGTGGTCGTGATGGCACTCATTGCGGGTTTTGGTGGCGTAAAGCTGGGCAGTTATCATCAGCGTACACCGCAAGAGCGTGAAGTAAGCGCTAAGCGATTGGGTAACCGACTGTTTATTCCCGCACTGGCGATTCCGGTGGTGACGGTGATTGGCGTGTTACTGTTCAATAATATTCCAGCACTGGATCAATGGCTGTTTGGCACCGGTAATCATGCCACCTTGGTTACTCTGTTCTCGATGACCGTCGGCTGTGTGATCGGCTTGATTATTGCCGTCGTCATGACCCACGAAACAGCAGCACAGCCAGTACAGGAAGCGCGTCGCCTGCTGGACTCCATTGGCTGGGCATTTATCTTGCCGCAAATTTTGGCCACACTGGGCTTGCTGTTTACCACCGCGGGTGTCGGTACCGCTATTGCCCATTTGACTCAAGAGTATCTGGCGGTTGATCATCGCTTTGTTGCTGTGGCGGTCTATGCGATTGGTATGGCAGTATTAACCATGATTATGGGTAATGCTTTTGCTGCCTTCCCCATTGTCACTGCCGGTATCGGTATCCCTATTTTGGTGTTGCAACACGGCGGCAATCCGGCGGTGATGGCGGCGATTGGGATGTTCTCCGGCTATTGCGGTACATTGATGACACCAATGGCAGCCAACTTTAACATTGTTCCCGCAGCCTTATTGGAGCTGCCGGACAAAAATGCGGTGATCAAAGCACAAATTCCAACCGGCGTGACTCTGTTGATAGTTAACGTATTTTTACTCTATTTCCTGATGTTCCTCTAGGAGAGGCAATGAAAAGCGTACTCATTACCGGATTTGAACCCTTTGGCGGGGAGCGAATTAATCCCTCGTGGGAAGTGGTTAAGCAGCTGAATGATCTCATGCTGAGTGGGGTTAGAGTGGTGGCCCGTCAGTTACCTTGTGCCTTTGGTGAAGCACTTACTGCGCTGAATGCCGCAATAGATGATATTCAGCCAGTATTGGTGTTAGCCGTAGGGCAAGCGGGAGGGCGTGCTGATATCTCCCTCGAACGAGTGGCGATTAACGTCGATGATGCGCGAATTCCCGATAATTTGGGCAACCAACCGGTCGATCAACCTATCGTTGAGGGGGGGCCAGCGGCCTATTTTACCCGTTTGCCAATTAAGGCGATGGTACAGGGGATGCGTGAGGCGGGTATTCCGGCTTCGGTTTCCCAAACGGCAGGAACCTATGTCTGCAACCATGTGATGTATGGCTTATTGCATCGGTTAAATCAGTTGAATACTGAGGTAAAAGGGGGATTTATCCATATCCCTTATCTGCCTGAGCAGGCGGTGGCTCACCCCGGAGCGCCGAGTATGTCGACACACTCGGTGTTGATTGCCTTGGAGTTAGCGATTTCGATCGCGTTGCAGATTGAACATGATTTGCATATTGCCGGTGGGGCCATTCACTGATTTTTCTTGTCACATCCGCGAGTTAGGAATAAAAAAAAACGCCACGTTAACCTGTGGCGTTTTTTATTGAGCAGAAATGTGAGTCAGCTTATTTATTCAGCTGGCTTTTAAAATCACGCTCGGCATAACCGGTATAAAGCTGACGCGGACGGGCGATTTTGATGCCGTCATCGTGCATCTCATTCCAGTGAGCAATCCAGCCGATAGTACGAGCGATCGCGAACATCACCGTAAACATGGAAGAGGGAATTCCCATCGCTTTCAGGATGATACCTGAATAGAAGTCCACGTTCGGATAGAGTTTTTTCTCAATGAAGTACGGGTCGTTCAGTGCGATACGTTCCAACTCCATCGCGACTTCCAGCAGGTTGTCGTTCAGATTCAGTTCTTTGAGCACTTCATGACAGGTTTCGCGCATCACGGTAGCGCGCGGGTCGTGGTTTTTATACACACGGTGACCAAAGCCCATCAGGCGGAATGAGTCATTTTTATCTTTCGCACGACGGATAAATTCAGGAATGTGCTCGACGGTTTTGATCTCTTCCAGCATCTTCAGGCAAGCTTCGTTCGCGCCACCGTGAGCAGGCCCCCACAGGGAGGCGATACCTGCGGCGATACAGGCAAACGGGTTAGCGCCAGAAGAGCCAGCGGTACGGACCGTCGAAGTCGAGGCGTTTTGTTCATGGTCGGCGTGCAGGATGAAAATGCGATCCATAGCGCGCTCAAGCACGGGGTTAACTTCATACTTTTCACAAGGCGTGGAGAACATCATGTGCAGGAAGTTACCGGCGTAAGAGAGGTCATTGCGCGGATAAACAAAAGGCTGGCCCAGTGAGTATTTGTAGCACATCGCGGCGACGGTCGGCATTTTGGACAGCAGACGGAAGGCGGTGATTTCACGATGGCGCTCATTATTTACATCCAGCGCATCATGGTAGAAAGCAGCCAGTGCGCCCGTGACCCCACACAATACGGCCATTGGGTGTGAATCGCGGCGGAAACCGTGGAACAGACGGGTGATCTGCTCATGAATCATAGTATGGCGGGTGACCGTGGTTCTGAAGGTTTCATACTCTTCTGCGGTGGGCGTTTCGCCATACAGCAGAATGTAGCAAACTTCCAAATAGGTAGACTCTTTTGCCAGTTGGGCAATCGGGAAGCCACGGTGCAGCAGAATACCTTCATCACCATCAATATAAGTGATTTTTGATTCGCAGGATGCGGTAGAGGTAAAACCGGGGTCAAAGGTAAAATACCCTTTAGAACCTAAGGTACGGACGTCAATAACGTCAGTACCGAGGGTTGGGGATAGCACGCCCAGTTCGATCGCAGCTTCGCCTTCCAGATTCAGCGTCGCCTTTTTGTTAGCCATTTACAGTCTCCTTAGCGCTTATTTTAAAACCTCTAACAACTAAAATAGCTTACATGCCTGTGAGGCAGCACTGCTCTGTTTTATTCATCGTTTATCCTTCTGACTTGATGTTGTTGCGTCGTCAAGTTCTTGGGATATAGAACGCGATTTAGGGTACAGAGTATATTGCCAATGCGGCCCGTGATCCGACTCGCTGGATCAACATGGGTGTTATAAAGTTGTTAACGATTTGTCAGGTTCTTATCTTTTATATTTCATTGCCTACGATTTGTATGGGGATATTCACTCATCACACTGTTACATAACTCGCGCTTATGGGGAAGTGTATACGCAGACATTTGGTGAATGATATGGCTTATTCCTACTTTAGTTGTAATTTAAATGTTTATTCTTTGTCAAATCAGATAATTAATTTTATGTAAATTATGTAAATCGTGATCGTAATCACTGTTCAGGGGAAATGTTCCCAATCAGATTGTGTGGGAATTGTAATAAGAATGTGAACCCCCTATACTGCCGCCAGGTCTCCGGATTACCCTGAAGTAGGAGCACCCAGCGTTATAAAGAGCACACCTTTTAAGCATTCAGGATGTGATGTCTAAATGGGTGATGTGAAGGGTTTAAACCCTTAACGCTGTCTGATTCCCACTAAGGCCCGGAGGATGGAAATTAATAAGAGCTGTGTGGGCAAAAACGTGAAAAAACAAAGACCTGTCAATTTGGATCTGCAAACGATCCGATTTCCTGTTACTGCGATAGCGTCCATTTTACACCGCGTCTCTGGCGTAATGACTTTCGTTGCCGTGGGTATCCTCCTTTGGCTGTTAGGTTTGTCAGTTTCCTCGCAAGATGGATTCATGCAAGCTGCGGCGATCATGAATAGCTTTATTGTTAAATTCATCTTCTGGGGAATACTCACTGCGCTGGCCTATCACGTTTGCGGTGGCATTCGCCACTTGCTGATGGATTTCGGCTATATCGAAGAGAGCTTGGCTGCGGGGACCCGCTCCGCCCAAGTTGCAATGGTGTTAACCTTGGTGCTGTCAGTTTTAGCTGGAGTCCTCGTATGGTAAGCAATGCTTCTGCGTTAGGGCGTAATGGAGTACACGACTGGCTGTTACTGCGTGCTTCTGCAATCGTCATCACTCTATATATTCTTTATATTCTGGGCTTCGTGGTTATCGTCCCAGATATCACCTATGAAATCTGGCGTGGCTTCTTTGCCTCGCACATCACAAAAGTGTTTACCCTGCTGACTCTGCTGTCGATTCTGGTTCACGCCTGGATTGGCCTGTGGCAGGTATTAACGGACTATATTAAGCCGCTAGCGATCCGACTGGTGTTACAGCTTGCCGTCGTGATTACGCTGCTGGTTTATCTCTTATATGGAACTATTGTGGTGTGGGGTGCTTAAATGAAACTGCCGGTCAGAGAGTTTGATGCTGTTGTTGTCGGTGCGGGTGGTGCAGGTATGCGCGCCGCGCTGCAAATTTCACAAATGGGGCTATCTTGCGCCCTGATATCAAAAGTTTTCCCCACTCGTTCCCATACTGTGTCTGCGCAGGGCGGTATTACCGTCGCGCTGGGTAATACCCACGAAGACAACTGGGAATGGCATATGTATGACACGGTAAAAGGCTCCGATTATATCGGTGACCAAGATGCCATCGAATATATGTGCAAAACCGGTCCAGAAGCGGTTCTGGAACTGGAACATATGGGTTTACCGTTCTCCCGTTTAGAAGATGGCAGCATTTATCAGCGGCCATTCGGTGGGCAGTCGCTGAACTTCGGCGGTGGGCAAGCGGCGCGTACAGCGGCGGCGGCTGACCGTACTGGACATGCGCTGTTGCACACCCTTTATCAACAAAACCTGAAAAACCACACCACCATCTTCTCCGAATGGTATGCGTTGGATTTAGTGAAGAATCAGGATGGCGCTTTTGTTGGTTGTACTGCTATCTGCATCGAAACCGGTGAAGTGGTCTATTTCAAAGCACGGGCAACGATATTAGCCACTGGCGGGGCTGGGCGTATTTATCAATCCACCACCAATGCGCACATTAATACCGGTGACGGCGTTGGCATGGCTCTGCGCGCCGGAGTCCCAGTGCAGGACATGGAAATGTGGCAGTTCCACCCGACGGGTATCGCCGGAGCGGGGGTGCTGGTGACAGAAGGTTGCCGTGGTGAAGGCGGCTATCTGCTGAACAAACATGGCGAGCGCTTTATGGAACGTTATGCCCCGAATGCCAAAGATTTGGCGGGTCGTGACGTCGTGGCGCGTTCCATTATGATCGAAATCCGTGAAGGCCGTGGCTGTGAGGGTCCGTGGGGGCCACATGCCAAACTGAAACTGGATCACTTGGGTAAAGATGTATTGGAGTCCCGTCTGCCGGGTATTCTTGAGTTATCACGTACCTTTGCTCACGTCGATCCGATCAAAGAACCTATCCCAGTCATCCCAACTTGCCACTACATGATGGGCGGAATTCCGACCAAAGTGACGGGTCAGGCGATCACAGTCAATGAAAAGGGCGAAGATGTCGTCATCCCAGGCCTGTTTGCTGTCGGTGAAATTGCCTGTGTTTCTGTCCATGGCGCAAACCGTCTGGGCGGTAACTCATTACTGGACTTGGTGGTCTTTGGTCGCGCAGCCGGTATGCATCTGCAAGAGTCATTGATGGAGCAGGGGGCTAGCCGCGATGCCAGCGATTCGGATATTGAAGCCTCACTGGAGCGCATGAATCGTTGGAACAATACCCGTTCAGGTGAAGACCCGGTTGAGATCCGCAAAGCATTACAAGCTTGTATGCAGAATAACTTCTCGGTCTTCCGTGAAGGTGATGCCATGGCAAACGGCTTGGAAGAACTAAAAACTATCCGCGAACGTCTGCAAAATGCCCGTCTGGATGACACTTCTAGCGAGTTCAATACCCAACGTATTGAATGTCTGGAGTTGGATAACTTGATGGAAACTGCGTTTTCCACCGCCGTGTCAGCAAACTTCCGTACTGAAAGTCGTGGTGCACATAGCCGCTTCGACTTCCCAGAACGTGATGATGCGAACTGGCTGTGTCACTCGCTGTATTTGCCAGACACTGAAAGCATGACCCGCCGTGAGGTAAACATGCAACCTAAGTTACGCGCGGCTTTCCCGCCGAAAGTGCGTTCTTATTAATGCATGTGTTGTGTTGATAGGGTTAAACCCTAATCCGTTGCGGAGGAATAGATCATGAAGCTTGAGTTTTCAATTTATCGCTACAACCCGGACGTCGATGACGCGCCGCACATGCAAGAGTATACGCTGGAAGCGGAAGAGGGTCGGGACATGATGTTGCTGGATGCACTTATCCAGTTGAAAGAAAAGGATCCGACACTGTCGTTTCGCCGTTCATGCCGTGAAGGTGTTTGTGGTTCTGATGGCCTGAATATGAATGGCAAAAACGGCTTGGCTTGCATCACGCCGATTTCAGCTTTGCAAAAGGGCAATAAGAAGATTGTGATTCGCCCATTGCCGGGGTTGCCGGTGGTGCGGGATTTAGTCGTCGATATGGGGCAGTTTTATACTCAGTACGA comes from Yersinia mollaretii ATCC 43969 and encodes:
- the sdhA gene encoding succinate dehydrogenase flavoprotein subunit, which produces MKLPVREFDAVVVGAGGAGMRAALQISQMGLSCALISKVFPTRSHTVSAQGGITVALGNTHEDNWEWHMYDTVKGSDYIGDQDAIEYMCKTGPEAVLELEHMGLPFSRLEDGSIYQRPFGGQSLNFGGGQAARTAAAADRTGHALLHTLYQQNLKNHTTIFSEWYALDLVKNQDGAFVGCTAICIETGEVVYFKARATILATGGAGRIYQSTTNAHINTGDGVGMALRAGVPVQDMEMWQFHPTGIAGAGVLVTEGCRGEGGYLLNKHGERFMERYAPNAKDLAGRDVVARSIMIEIREGRGCEGPWGPHAKLKLDHLGKDVLESRLPGILELSRTFAHVDPIKEPIPVIPTCHYMMGGIPTKVTGQAITVNEKGEDVVIPGLFAVGEIACVSVHGANRLGGNSLLDLVVFGRAAGMHLQESLMEQGASRDASDSDIEASLERMNRWNNTRSGEDPVEIRKALQACMQNNFSVFREGDAMANGLEELKTIRERLQNARLDDTSSEFNTQRIECLELDNLMETAFSTAVSANFRTESRGAHSRFDFPERDDANWLCHSLYLPDTESMTRREVNMQPKLRAAFPPKVRSY